A region of Thermodesulfobacteriota bacterium DNA encodes the following proteins:
- a CDS encoding IPTL-CTERM sorting domain-containing protein — protein MRLLLSLCFLICFTGLTYAQPVPFECDNRFHMIFGEQGQSLTYDLTTDTFVIAPEQANRSMNAAGYREVDNLGYAIFSNSNELAQISADGSVVNLGPVNGLPENISIPAGSFGNDGLLYVYRGGVPDIQNTIFGINVDTRQVEREIDIQGPNFVVADIALNPNDGLFYGVSGNYEGVPDTVLFTIDIESRTTQVIGPVIGPVASAAAFADSSGVIYTASTRNTQPFAAFDTETGEGIVLGNVAVMPVTVDGGVDGFFCAASPGPVATFVPTLSEWGMIAMAGILGIVAFIYIRKRKAVV, from the coding sequence ATGCGCCTTTTATTATCTCTTTGTTTTCTTATTTGCTTTACTGGTCTGACCTATGCTCAGCCAGTACCTTTTGAGTGTGATAATAGGTTTCATATGATTTTTGGTGAACAAGGCCAATCGCTAACATATGATTTAACTACAGATACATTTGTAATTGCACCTGAGCAGGCCAATAGAAGTATGAATGCAGCAGGGTATAGAGAAGTAGATAACCTTGGTTACGCTATTTTTTCAAACTCTAATGAACTAGCACAAATATCTGCAGACGGATCTGTCGTAAATCTTGGGCCAGTTAACGGTCTACCAGAAAATATATCTATTCCCGCAGGAAGCTTTGGCAATGATGGTTTGTTATATGTTTATAGAGGCGGAGTTCCTGATATTCAGAATACAATATTTGGAATTAACGTTGACACAAGACAAGTAGAAAGAGAGATTGATATTCAAGGCCCTAATTTTGTTGTAGCTGATATTGCATTAAATCCAAACGATGGTCTTTTTTATGGTGTTAGTGGAAATTACGAAGGGGTACCTGACACTGTCCTTTTTACAATAGATATTGAGAGCAGGACAACGCAAGTGATAGGACCAGTAATCGGACCAGTGGCATCGGCTGCAGCATTTGCTGATTCATCAGGAGTCATATACACGGCATCAACAAGAAACACTCAACCTTTTGCAGCATTTGATACAGAAACTGGCGAAGGTATAGTGCTTGGAAATGTGGCCGTAATGCCGGTAACTGTAGATGGTGGCGTAGATGGGTTTTTCTGTGCGGCAAGTCCAGGACCTGTGGCAACTTTCGTACCTACTCTTTCTGAGTGGGGTATGATTGCTATGGCAGGTATATTGGGGATTGTAGCTTTTATATATATTAGAAAAAGAAAGGCTGTAGTATAA